TACTCGCCCACGGCCTGCATAGAGTGTGGCGCGTGCGCCTACGAGTGCCCAGCGAGGTTACCTCTGGTGCAATGGATAAAGATATCCAAGGCCGAACTGGCCAGGGCGAAAGGGGGCAAGTGAGCGTGGCGGGGGCTTCGAACCTTGTAGTGACGGTTTCACCGCACATTAAGTCGCCCAATTCCACCCGTGGGGTCATGCAGGGGGTGCTGCTCGCTTTGCTGCCGGTCACCCTGCTCGCCATGGTAACCTTCGGGTACTCGGGTTCGTTCATAATAGTGATTTCGATGGCTACTTCGCTGTTCTTCGAAGTGATCTGGCATAACCTCAGGATGTGCAAGGGCGTCCCGAGAACCTGGGGCGCCACGGCCGTCGCCGTACTCGCGCCGGCGGTCATGTCGGCCGCGGGCGCGGGGGCTATCGCACCGTATGTGACTCTCGCAGTCATGGTTGCTTTCATATGCTCCGAAACCTGCGTCAAGCGGGCCGGCGAACAGCCGCATGCTTTCGACGGCAGCGCCGCGGTGACCGGCCTCTTGCTGGCGCTCGTGCTCCCGCCGGTAGTCCCGTGGTGGATACCGTTCATCGGGGCGTTTGTGGCGATTTCCCTGGGCAAGGAGATATTCGGCGGCCTCGGGTTCAACGTGTTCAACCCGGCACTCGCGGCGAGGGCCATCCTGGTGCTATCGTGGCCGGTGTACCTCACCACGGGCTGGTACAGGCCGCTGGGGATCGACGCCGCCACGAAGGCCACGCCACTCGCGATAATGAAGGGCGGGGTGACGCCCAGCGTCGCACGGTACTACATGCCGCTTCTGCTGCAGAACACGGCAGGGTCCATTGGCGAGGTATCGGCCCTGCTTCTCGTACTGGGTGGGCTAGTACTGCTGTGGATGAGGGTCATCACGTGGCACATTCCGGTCACGTACCTCGGGACCGTGGCGGTCCTGAGCCTCGTGATGGGGGGCGACCCGGTGTTCAGCCTGCTGGCCGGCGGGGTAATGATCGGCGCCTTCTTCATGGCCACCGACTACGTGACCTCGCCCGTCACGGCGAAAGGCAAGATCCTGTTCGGGGTTATGTGCGGCGCAATCACGATGGTGTTGAGGACGTACTCCAAGGCACCTGAGGGTGTTACGTCGGCAATACTGTTCATGAACATGTGCACGCCGCTCATAGACAGGATGATGATCCCGAAGCCGCTCGGCAGCCGCAAGACGGCCGGGAGCCAGGGGGTGGCGAAATGATGTTCGAGCGGGCTGACCTTACAAGAGGACTTGTTACCGAGAACCCGCTACTCAAATTGATGATCGGGTTGTGCTCGGCCCTGGCCGTTTCGACACGTGTCGAGAACGCCATGTTCATGGGGGTCGCGGTCATATTCGTGCTGACGCTCTCCAACATAGTAATATCGGTCTTGAGGCGGGTGATCCCGGATAACGTCCGGATACCCATATTCATCGTCGTGATATCGTCGTTCGTGACCATAGTCGACCTCAGCCTGAGGGCGTACTTCCCGGGTATATACTCGTCACTCGGGGTGTGGATACCGCTGATAGTCGTGAACTGTATCATCCTTGGGCGCGCGGAGGCGTTCGCGTACCACAAGGGCATCCTGGCTTCAACGCTGGACGGTCTCGGCATGGGTGTGGGGTACACCCTGGTGCTTCTGGTGATGGGGTTGATTCGTGAGCTGTCCGGAACGGGCGGCATTACAATGCTGGGTGTGCACCTGATCAGCCTCGGTTCCGGCTTCCAGGCGCCGACGTTCATGATAAGCTTCCCCGGCGCATTCCTGGTGTTTGGGCTGTTGATGGGCGCGCTCAACAAGGCTCAGATGGTGATGGCCGAGCGGGCGGCGAAGAAGTCGTCGAAGGCGGCCTCGAAGGCGGGTACGACCGCCGCCGCGGGAGGGGTGTGAAATGGGAGAGATCCAGAGGTACTTCCTCATATTCCTTGGAGCGATACTCGTCTATAACATATTGCTCATCAGGTTCATCGCCCTGTGCTCGTACTTCGGTATTTCGTCGTCGATGGAGACCTCGATAGGCATGAGCCTGGCGGTTGTGTTCGTGATGATGATATCGAGCACCCTCTCATGGGTGTTGTGGAACTACGTGCTGGTCCCGTTCGGGGTGGGGGAGTTCCTGTACATCCCGGTGTTCATCCTCGTGATCGCGGCGTTCGTGCAGCTCGAGGAGATGTTTATACGCAAGACGGCCCCGACGCTGTACAGGGCCATGGGCATCTACCTGCCGCTTATTACCACGAACTGCGCGGTGCTCGCCGCCGCAACCGAGGTGGCGAAGCCGGGGTTCCTCAAAATGAGCATTACGTACAACTATACGTTGCCCGAGGCGTGGGTATATACGTTCGGCGTTGCGCTCGGGTACTGCGTCGCTCTCATCCTGTTCGCAGCCATCAGGGAGAAGGTCGACTTCGCGCCGGTCGCGAAACCGCTCAAGGGTTATCCGATTGCTTTCATAACATCAGCCTTGATGTCCCTGGCCTTCACAGGCTTCGCGGGACTCCTCGGGCTGTAGGCCGGGCAGGAGGGATTTTGGATGCTGGTAATCGCCATAATCGTGATGGGCGTCATGGGCGCCGTGTTCGGCCTCCTGCTGGGTTTCGCGGGCAAGAAGTTCTACGTTGAGGTTGACCCACGCGTGGCGCAGATCCGCGGGGTACTGCCGGGGGGCAACTGCGGCGCGTGTGGTTTCCCGGGTTGCGACGGCCTGGCCGAGGCCATAGCGAAGGGGGAGGCCCCCGCCGACGGCTGCAAGCCCGGCGGCGCCGCCATCGCCGCGAAGATCGCCGAGATCCTCGGGGTTTCCGTGGGTGAATCCAACGGTCGCAGCATCGCCCGCGTGACCTGCGGTGGCGACAGGGTGAACTGCCAGAACAGGTCGGCATACGCAGGCGTGCCGAGCTGTCGAGCGGCCCTGCTCGCGGGGGGCGGGTTCAAGGCGTGCGAGTACGGCTGCCTCGGGTTGGGTGACTGCGTCCGCGCGTGCCCGTTCGGCGCCATGCGGATGTCCGCTGCAGGGCTTCCCGAGGTCGACGATGAAAAGTGCGTGGCCTGCGGCAAGTGCGTGACGGGGTGCCCGAGGGGGATAATGGAGCTTGTACCGGAATCCAAGACGGTGTTCGTGCGCTGCCGCAGCAAGGCGCGGGGTCCGGTGGTCCGCAAAGCGTGCAAGGTGGGCTGCATCGCGTGTATGGCATGCGTGAAGGTTTGCCCCACTGGCGCCATCTCCGTGCAGGACAACCTCGCGAGGATCGACTACTCGAAGTGCGACGCGTGCGGGCTTTGCGTTGCGAAGTGCCCGGCGCACGCGATAAATGACCTGCG
This DNA window, taken from Bacillota bacterium, encodes the following:
- a CDS encoding RnfABCDGE type electron transport complex subunit D — protein: MAGASNLVVTVSPHIKSPNSTRGVMQGVLLALLPVTLLAMVTFGYSGSFIIVISMATSLFFEVIWHNLRMCKGVPRTWGATAVAVLAPAVMSAAGAGAIAPYVTLAVMVAFICSETCVKRAGEQPHAFDGSAAVTGLLLALVLPPVVPWWIPFIGAFVAISLGKEIFGGLGFNVFNPALAARAILVLSWPVYLTTGWYRPLGIDAATKATPLAIMKGGVTPSVARYYMPLLLQNTAGSIGEVSALLLVLGGLVLLWMRVITWHIPVTYLGTVAVLSLVMGGDPVFSLLAGGVMIGAFFMATDYVTSPVTAKGKILFGVMCGAITMVLRTYSKAPEGVTSAILFMNMCTPLIDRMMIPKPLGSRKTAGSQGVAK
- the rsxE gene encoding electron transport complex subunit RsxE; translation: MFERADLTRGLVTENPLLKLMIGLCSALAVSTRVENAMFMGVAVIFVLTLSNIVISVLRRVIPDNVRIPIFIVVISSFVTIVDLSLRAYFPGIYSSLGVWIPLIVVNCIILGRAEAFAYHKGILASTLDGLGMGVGYTLVLLVMGLIRELSGTGGITMLGVHLISLGSGFQAPTFMISFPGAFLVFGLLMGALNKAQMVMAERAAKKSSKAASKAGTTAAAGGV
- a CDS encoding electron transport complex subunit RsxA, yielding MGEIQRYFLIFLGAILVYNILLIRFIALCSYFGISSSMETSIGMSLAVVFVMMISSTLSWVLWNYVLVPFGVGEFLYIPVFILVIAAFVQLEEMFIRKTAPTLYRAMGIYLPLITTNCAVLAAATEVAKPGFLKMSITYNYTLPEAWVYTFGVALGYCVALILFAAIREKVDFAPVAKPLKGYPIAFITSALMSLAFTGFAGLLGL
- a CDS encoding RnfABCDGE type electron transport complex subunit B, whose protein sequence is MLVIAIIVMGVMGAVFGLLLGFAGKKFYVEVDPRVAQIRGVLPGGNCGACGFPGCDGLAEAIAKGEAPADGCKPGGAAIAAKIAEILGVSVGESNGRSIARVTCGGDRVNCQNRSAYAGVPSCRAALLAGGGFKACEYGCLGLGDCVRACPFGAMRMSAAGLPEVDDEKCVACGKCVTGCPRGIMELVPESKTVFVRCRSKARGPVVRKACKVGCIACMACVKVCPTGAISVQDNLARIDYSKCDACGLCVAKCPAHAINDLRHGAGAAGDAGADRVAGQAAG